The Streptomyces tendae genome has a window encoding:
- a CDS encoding GNAT family N-acetyltransferase — protein MSDPYASRPAVHEQTVDGFGTVRVLPLDPAADAPLLHRWVSEERAVFWGMNGLTVERVAEIYAHMETLDTHHAYLVVKDGDPAALLQTYEPEADRVGACYPVEPGDIGIHLLLAGAGPGETRPGWTAGLAAAVLTYVLEVLDRRRIVVDPDVANEKAVARFVRQGFTTGPRVVLPEVDLPDVYLPEKKAQLAFLTREVAFGG, from the coding sequence ATGTCTGACCCGTACGCCTCCCGCCCGGCCGTCCACGAGCAGACGGTCGACGGCTTCGGCACCGTGCGCGTCCTGCCGCTCGACCCCGCCGCCGACGCGCCCCTGCTGCACCGCTGGGTGAGCGAGGAACGCGCCGTGTTCTGGGGCATGAACGGCCTCACCGTGGAGCGGGTCGCCGAGATCTACGCGCACATGGAGACCCTCGACACCCATCACGCGTACCTCGTCGTCAAGGACGGCGACCCGGCCGCGCTGCTCCAGACGTACGAGCCGGAGGCCGACCGGGTGGGCGCGTGCTACCCCGTCGAACCGGGCGACATCGGCATTCACCTGCTGCTCGCGGGCGCGGGGCCGGGCGAGACACGCCCGGGCTGGACCGCCGGTCTTGCGGCCGCCGTCCTCACCTACGTGCTGGAGGTGCTGGACCGCCGGCGGATCGTCGTCGACCCGGACGTCGCCAACGAGAAGGCGGTCGCCCGCTTCGTCAGGCAGGGCTTCACCACCGGTCCTCGGGTCGTGCTCCCCGAGGTCGACCTGCCGGACGTGTACCTCCCGGAGAAGAAGGCACAACTCGCCTTCCTCACCCGCGAGGTAGCCTTCGGCGGGTGA
- a CDS encoding SDR family NAD(P)-dependent oxidoreductase, whose protein sequence is MREPGLLHGQVALVTGAGGGIGGGIARRFAEEGAAVALHCRTSVASAQGTAAAIRDAGGRAVVLRADLTDEDACHRLVAETAERFGGRLTALVNNAGVQPVQELAGMTAAEWRAVVDTNLTAVFACTQAAARLMRDQDGGGSVTHIASVEGRFPAPGHAHYGAAKAAVVMHARTAALEYGPWGVRVNTVSPGLIDREGLADAWPEGVRRWREASAVGRLGRPEDIGDACVFLASPLASWVTGHDLVVDGGATSRPTW, encoded by the coding sequence ATGAGGGAGCCGGGACTGCTGCACGGCCAGGTCGCCCTGGTCACCGGCGCGGGGGGCGGCATCGGCGGAGGCATCGCCCGGCGGTTCGCCGAGGAGGGCGCGGCCGTCGCCCTGCACTGCCGCACCTCGGTCGCGTCCGCGCAGGGGACCGCCGCCGCCATCCGGGACGCGGGCGGCAGGGCCGTCGTCCTGCGGGCCGACCTCACCGACGAGGACGCCTGCCACCGCCTGGTCGCCGAGACGGCCGAACGGTTCGGCGGCCGGCTCACCGCGCTGGTCAACAACGCCGGTGTCCAGCCGGTCCAGGAACTCGCCGGCATGACGGCGGCCGAGTGGCGGGCGGTCGTGGACACCAACCTCACCGCCGTCTTCGCCTGCACCCAGGCGGCCGCCCGGCTGATGCGGGACCAGGACGGCGGCGGCTCCGTCACCCACATCGCCTCCGTCGAAGGCCGCTTCCCCGCCCCCGGGCACGCCCATTACGGCGCCGCCAAGGCCGCGGTGGTGATGCACGCCCGCACGGCGGCCCTGGAGTACGGCCCCTGGGGCGTCCGCGTCAACACGGTCTCGCCCGGCCTGATCGACCGGGAGGGCCTGGCGGACGCCTGGCCGGAGGGCGTACGCCGCTGGCGGGAGGCGTCCGCCGTGGGCCGGCTCGGCCGCCCGGAGGACATCGGCGACGCCTGCGTGTTCCTCGCCTCCCCGCTGGCGTCCTGGGTGACCGGGCACGACCTGGTGGTGGACGGAGGGGCGACGTCCCGCCCGACCTGGTGA
- a CDS encoding phosphoribosylaminoimidazolesuccinocarboxamide synthase, which produces MSGFVDKPEPIQVPGLVHLHTGKVRELYRNEAGDLVMVASDRISAYDWVLPTEIPDKGRVLTQLSLWWFDQLADLLPNHVLSTELPDGAPADWAGRTLVCKSLNMVPVECVARGYLTGSGLAEYNETRTVCGLALPHGLVDGSELPAPIFTPATKAAVGEHDENVSYEEVARQVGAETAAQLRQATLAAYSRARDIARDRGIILADTKFEFGFDGEKLVIADEVLTPDSSRFWPAEQWEPGRAQASYDKQFVRDWLTSAESGWDRKSEQPPPPLPQQVVDATRAKYVEAYERLTGTTWS; this is translated from the coding sequence GTGTCCGGATTCGTCGACAAGCCCGAACCGATCCAGGTTCCGGGCCTGGTGCATCTGCACACCGGCAAGGTGCGCGAGCTGTACCGGAACGAGGCGGGCGACCTCGTGATGGTCGCCAGCGACCGCATCTCCGCCTACGACTGGGTCCTGCCGACCGAGATCCCGGACAAGGGCCGGGTGCTCACCCAGCTCTCGCTGTGGTGGTTCGACCAGCTCGCCGACCTGCTGCCCAACCATGTGCTGAGCACCGAGCTCCCCGACGGCGCCCCCGCCGACTGGGCGGGCCGCACCCTGGTGTGCAAGTCGCTGAACATGGTCCCGGTGGAGTGCGTGGCCCGCGGCTACCTGACGGGCTCGGGTCTCGCCGAGTACAACGAGACCCGGACGGTCTGCGGGCTGGCCCTGCCCCACGGCCTGGTCGACGGCTCCGAGCTGCCCGCACCGATCTTCACCCCGGCCACCAAGGCGGCCGTCGGCGAGCACGACGAGAACGTCTCCTACGAGGAGGTCGCCCGCCAGGTCGGCGCGGAGACCGCCGCCCAGCTGCGCCAGGCGACCCTCGCGGCCTACTCCCGCGCCCGCGACATCGCCCGGGACCGGGGCATCATCCTCGCGGACACCAAGTTCGAGTTCGGTTTCGACGGGGAGAAGCTGGTCATCGCCGACGAGGTACTCACCCCGGACTCGTCCCGCTTCTGGCCGGCCGAGCAGTGGGAGCCGGGGCGCGCGCAGGCGTCGTACGACAAGCAGTTCGTGCGGGACTGGCTCACCTCGGCCGAGTCGGGCTGGGACCGCAAGAGCGAGCAGCCCCCGCCGCCGCTGCCGCAGCAGGTCGTGGACGCCACGCGGGCGAAGTACGTGGAGGCGTACGAGCGCCTGACGGGCACCACCTGGAGCTGA
- a CDS encoding copper resistance protein CopC produces the protein MLLGTLLILLLGGAAPASAHAALRASDPAEGSVVKAAPPHITLTFTESVGLLEDSFRVYGPDNRRVHMEEPAHAAGAADTARAALPRDLAEGTYTVAWRVVSADSHPVSGAFTFSVGKPSPTPPAAPADHAEHPVTKSLYDTGRYLAYIAAALLIGTAAFAALCRPPDTAPLRAPLLFGWWTLLVTTAALLVLRAPYEKGTSPATALDLSSFPGTLTGRPGLALLTRLALLLTAAFLVPLLRRRSPRTRVTAGAALSLGLALTWASAEHASAGIQVPVAMTSSVLHLLAMAAWLGGLTALLLTLHRAKTPPPYPTVARFSRLAFTSVTVLVVTGVYQSWRGLGSWSALTGTTYGRTLTVKLAATVFLLLAAALSRRWTTLPARPAPAEERVPALVGSAGPPPEPRTTTVTAGAEALHRRALRRSVLAEVVVAVAVLLITTVLTGTLPSRAEAEAAKAPEPQVAGLPGAEAFTVPYDTGTPGGSGTVQLQMDPGRVGENGLQAVVFGPQGALTFVPELRVSFTLPAKDVGPIDAKLTDRGGYWATNDLTLPLEGTWTLKLTVRVSDIDQITETRQVKITR, from the coding sequence GTGCTGCTGGGCACCCTGCTGATCCTGCTGCTCGGCGGCGCGGCCCCGGCGAGCGCCCACGCGGCCCTGCGCGCCAGCGACCCCGCGGAGGGGAGCGTCGTCAAGGCGGCGCCCCCGCACATCACCCTGACGTTCACCGAGTCCGTGGGCCTGCTCGAGGACTCCTTCCGCGTCTACGGCCCCGACAACCGCCGCGTGCACATGGAGGAGCCCGCGCACGCGGCCGGCGCCGCCGACACCGCGCGCGCCGCACTGCCCCGCGACCTCGCCGAGGGCACGTACACCGTGGCCTGGCGGGTGGTCTCGGCGGACAGCCACCCGGTGTCGGGCGCGTTCACCTTCTCCGTCGGCAAGCCGTCACCGACCCCGCCCGCGGCCCCCGCCGACCACGCCGAACACCCGGTCACCAAGAGCCTGTACGACACCGGCCGCTACCTCGCCTACATCGCCGCGGCGCTGCTCATCGGCACGGCGGCGTTCGCGGCGCTGTGCCGCCCGCCGGACACGGCACCGCTGCGGGCGCCGCTGCTGTTCGGCTGGTGGACCCTGCTGGTGACGACGGCCGCGCTGCTGGTCCTGCGCGCCCCGTACGAGAAGGGGACGTCCCCGGCGACGGCACTGGACCTCTCGTCGTTCCCCGGCACACTGACCGGCCGCCCCGGCCTGGCCCTCCTCACCCGCCTCGCCCTCCTGCTGACGGCCGCGTTCCTGGTCCCCCTCCTCCGTCGCCGCTCCCCGCGCACCCGTGTGACGGCGGGCGCGGCCCTGTCCCTCGGCCTGGCCCTGACGTGGGCGTCGGCCGAACACGCCTCGGCCGGCATCCAGGTACCGGTCGCCATGACGTCGTCGGTGCTGCACCTGCTGGCGATGGCGGCCTGGCTCGGCGGCCTCACCGCCCTCCTGCTCACCCTTCACCGCGCGAAGACCCCGCCCCCGTACCCGACGGTCGCGCGCTTCTCCCGCCTGGCCTTCACCTCGGTGACGGTCCTCGTCGTCACCGGCGTCTACCAGTCCTGGCGCGGCCTCGGCTCCTGGTCCGCCCTCACGGGGACGACGTACGGCCGGACCCTGACCGTGAAACTGGCCGCGACGGTCTTCCTGCTGCTCGCGGCGGCCCTGTCCCGCCGCTGGACGACCCTGCCGGCCCGGCCGGCGCCGGCCGAGGAACGCGTGCCGGCGCTGGTAGGTTCGGCGGGCCCGCCCCCCGAACCGAGGACCACCACCGTGACCGCCGGAGCGGAGGCCCTCCACCGCCGCGCCCTGCGCCGCTCCGTGCTGGCGGAGGTCGTCGTGGCGGTGGCCGTCCTGCTGATCACCACGGTGCTGACCGGCACACTGCCGTCCCGCGCGGAGGCCGAGGCGGCCAAGGCACCGGAGCCGCAGGTGGCGGGCCTGCCCGGCGCGGAGGCGTTCACGGTCCCCTACGACACGGGCACCCCCGGCGGCAGCGGCACGGTCCAGCTCCAGATGGACCCCGGCCGGGTCGGTGAGAACGGCCTCCAGGCGGTGGTCTTCGGACCTCAGGGCGCCCTGACCTTCGTCCCGGAACTCCGCGTCTCCTTCACCCTCCCGGCCAAGGACGTGGGCCCCATCGACGCCAAGCTCACCGACCGGGGCGGCTACTGGGCCACCAACGACCTCACCCTCCCCCTGGAGGGCACCTGGACGCTGAAACTCACCGTCCGCGTCTCGGACATCGACCAGATCACCGAGACCCGCCAGGTGAAAATCACCCGCTGA
- a CDS encoding DNA polymerase III subunit gamma and tau encodes MSSLALYRRYRPESFAEVIGQEHVTDPLQQALRNNRVNHAYLFSGPRGCGKTTSARILARCLNCEQGPTPTPCGQCQSCQDLARNGPGSIDVIEIDAASHGGVDDARDLREKAFFGPASSRYKIYIIDEAHMVTSAGFNALLKVVEEPPEHLKFIFATTEPEKVIGTIRSRTHHYPFRLVPPGTLREYLGEVCHKEGMAVEEGVLPLVVRAGAGSVRDSMSVMDQLLAGAREEGVTYAMATSLLGYTDGSLLDSVVEAFATGDGAAAFEVVDRVIEGGNDPRRFVADLLERLRDLVILAAVPDAADKGLIDAPADVLERMQAQAGTFGPAELSRAADIVNEGLTEMRGATSPRLQLELICARVLLPAAYGDERSLMARLDRIERGVQFSPGAVAAAPAMGYVPGPEAHGAAAQAPAPAVEPGGGPAAARAAVRAQGPAPAAPAAPTPPPAQAPAPAAPPAAQTPPPAPAPSGPPAGPAPDAAPSAPAPGAWPTASPAGGGAARRPGGWPTAAPAGSGSRPPAAAPAAAPAPAPQAQPAAPSPAPSGGGGGLDPRMLWPNILETVKNRRRFTWILLSQNAQVTGFDGTTLQIGFVNAGARDNFLSSGSEDVLRQALAEQFNVQWKIEAVVDPSGGGSGVPAPAGPPGGRSGGGGGGYGGGDGRRPSAPSAGAPSAPAPPSAAPPASASGPAPAPAPRPSAPEPPPVSPEDDIPEDDDPDLNESALSGRELLVRELGATVVEEFTNE; translated from the coding sequence GTGTCGTCTCTCGCGCTGTACCGCCGCTATCGCCCGGAGTCGTTCGCCGAGGTCATCGGGCAGGAGCATGTCACCGACCCGTTGCAGCAGGCGCTGCGGAACAACCGGGTCAATCACGCGTACCTGTTCAGCGGTCCCCGCGGCTGCGGCAAGACGACCAGCGCCCGCATCCTCGCCCGGTGCCTGAACTGCGAGCAGGGGCCCACGCCCACGCCGTGCGGTCAGTGCCAGTCGTGCCAGGACCTCGCGCGCAACGGCCCCGGTTCGATCGACGTCATCGAGATCGACGCCGCTTCCCACGGTGGTGTGGACGACGCCCGTGACCTGCGGGAGAAGGCGTTCTTCGGGCCCGCGTCCAGCCGCTACAAGATCTACATCATCGACGAGGCCCACATGGTCACGTCGGCCGGTTTCAACGCGCTGCTCAAGGTCGTCGAGGAGCCGCCGGAGCATCTGAAGTTCATCTTCGCGACCACCGAGCCCGAGAAGGTCATCGGGACCATCCGCTCCCGGACGCACCACTACCCCTTCCGGCTCGTCCCGCCCGGCACCCTCCGGGAGTACCTGGGTGAGGTGTGCCACAAGGAGGGCATGGCCGTCGAGGAGGGCGTGCTGCCGCTGGTGGTGCGCGCCGGCGCCGGCTCCGTGCGTGACTCGATGTCCGTCATGGACCAGCTGCTCGCCGGCGCGAGGGAGGAGGGCGTGACGTACGCCATGGCCACCTCCCTGCTGGGCTACACCGACGGCTCGCTGCTCGACTCCGTCGTCGAGGCCTTCGCCACGGGTGACGGCGCGGCGGCCTTCGAGGTCGTCGACCGGGTGATCGAGGGGGGCAACGACCCGCGCAGGTTCGTCGCCGACCTGCTGGAGCGGCTGCGCGACCTGGTCATCCTCGCCGCCGTTCCCGACGCCGCCGACAAGGGCCTGATCGACGCCCCCGCCGACGTCCTGGAGCGGATGCAGGCCCAGGCCGGCACCTTCGGGCCCGCCGAGCTCAGCCGTGCCGCCGACATCGTCAACGAGGGCCTCACCGAGATGCGCGGCGCCACCTCGCCCCGTCTCCAGCTGGAGCTGATCTGCGCGCGCGTGCTGCTGCCCGCCGCGTACGGCGACGAGCGCTCGCTCATGGCGCGGCTGGACCGCATCGAGCGCGGCGTGCAGTTCTCCCCGGGCGCGGTGGCCGCCGCGCCCGCGATGGGGTACGTCCCCGGTCCGGAGGCGCACGGAGCAGCGGCTCAGGCGCCCGCACCCGCTGTCGAGCCGGGGGGCGGTCCCGCCGCCGCCCGGGCCGCCGTACGGGCCCAGGGACCCGCCCCCGCCGCCCCGGCGGCCCCCACGCCTCCGCCCGCCCAGGCTCCGGCCCCGGCCGCTCCTCCGGCCGCGCAGACCCCGCCTCCGGCCCCGGCCCCCTCCGGCCCCCCGGCAGGCCCCGCACCGGATGCCGCGCCGTCCGCACCCGCCCCCGGTGCCTGGCCCACCGCCTCCCCCGCCGGCGGCGGCGCGGCCCGGCGTCCCGGCGGGTGGCCCACGGCCGCCCCGGCGGGCAGCGGAAGCAGGCCCCCGGCGGCAGCCCCCGCCGCTGCCCCCGCACCCGCCCCGCAGGCCCAGCCGGCGGCGCCGTCGCCCGCGCCCTCGGGCGGCGGTGGCGGCCTCGACCCCCGCATGCTCTGGCCGAACATCCTGGAGACGGTCAAGAACCGCCGCCGCTTCACCTGGATCCTGCTCAGCCAGAACGCCCAGGTGACCGGCTTCGACGGCACGACCCTCCAGATCGGCTTCGTGAACGCGGGCGCCCGGGACAACTTCCTCAGCAGCGGCAGCGAGGACGTGCTGCGCCAGGCGCTGGCCGAGCAGTTCAACGTGCAGTGGAAGATCGAGGCGGTCGTCGACCCGTCCGGCGGTGGCTCGGGCGTCCCCGCCCCCGCGGGACCGCCCGGCGGCCGCAGCGGCGGCGGTGGCGGCGGTTACGGAGGCGGCGACGGCCGTCGGCCCTCCGCCCCTTCGGCGGGTGCCCCGTCCGCCCCCGCACCGCCCTCGGCCGCTCCACCGGCGTCCGCGTCCGGCCCCGCCCCGGCGCCCGCGCCCCGGCCGTCCGCCCCGGAACCCCCTCCCGTCTCCCCCGAGGACGACATCCCGGAGGACGACGACCCCGACCTGAACGAATCCGCCCTGTCCGGTAGGGAACTGCTGGTCCGCGAGCTGGGCGCGACGGTCGTCGAGGAGTTCACCAACGAGTAG
- the purD gene encoding phosphoribosylamine--glycine ligase, whose product MKVLVIGSGAREHALCHSLSLDPDVTALHCAPGNAGIAEVAELHQVDALDGAAVSALALRLGADLVVVGPEAPLVAGVADAVREAGIPVFGPSKEAARLEGSKAFAKDVMAAAGVPTARSYVCATPDEVDAALGAFGPPYVVKDDGLAAGKGVVVTDDVEAARAHAAGCERVVVEEFLDGPEVSLFAVTDGETVVPLQPAQDFKRALDGDEGPNTGGMGAYSPLPWADPKLVDEVMETVLQPTVDEMRRRGTPFSGLLYAGLAITSRGVRVIEFNARFGDPETQVVLARLKTPLAGLLMAAATGNLAHLEPTRWSDEAAVTVVVASHNYPGTPRTGDPITGLDEVAAQDAPHAYVLHAGTRREGGAVVSAGGRVLSVTATGKDLTEARDRAYRAVARIGLDGSQHRTDIAAKAAQEA is encoded by the coding sequence GTGAAGGTCCTCGTCATCGGAAGCGGCGCCCGCGAACACGCCCTGTGCCACTCCCTGTCCCTCGACCCCGATGTCACCGCGCTGCACTGCGCGCCCGGCAACGCCGGCATCGCCGAGGTCGCCGAGCTGCACCAGGTCGACGCCCTCGACGGCGCCGCCGTGTCCGCGCTGGCCCTGCGGCTCGGCGCGGACCTCGTGGTGGTCGGCCCCGAGGCGCCCCTGGTCGCCGGTGTCGCCGACGCCGTGCGCGAGGCGGGCATCCCCGTTTTCGGCCCCTCCAAGGAGGCCGCGCGGCTCGAGGGCTCCAAGGCCTTCGCGAAGGACGTCATGGCGGCGGCCGGCGTGCCCACCGCCCGCTCCTACGTGTGCGCCACCCCGGACGAGGTCGACGCGGCCCTCGGCGCGTTCGGTCCCCCCTATGTCGTCAAGGACGACGGGCTCGCGGCCGGCAAGGGCGTCGTCGTCACCGACGACGTCGAGGCGGCCCGTGCGCACGCGGCCGGCTGCGAGCGTGTGGTCGTCGAGGAGTTCCTCGACGGCCCCGAGGTCTCCCTCTTCGCCGTGACCGACGGCGAGACCGTCGTGCCCCTCCAGCCCGCCCAGGACTTCAAGCGCGCCCTGGACGGCGACGAGGGCCCGAACACCGGCGGCATGGGGGCGTACTCCCCGCTGCCGTGGGCCGACCCCAAGCTGGTCGACGAGGTCATGGAGACGGTGCTTCAGCCGACCGTGGACGAGATGCGGCGCCGCGGCACGCCGTTCTCCGGTCTGCTCTACGCCGGTCTGGCGATCACCTCGCGCGGTGTCCGCGTGATCGAGTTCAACGCCAGGTTCGGCGACCCCGAGACCCAGGTCGTGCTGGCCCGGCTGAAGACCCCGCTCGCGGGGCTGCTGATGGCCGCCGCCACCGGCAACCTCGCCCACCTGGAGCCGACGCGGTGGAGCGACGAGGCCGCGGTCACCGTGGTCGTCGCCTCGCACAACTACCCCGGCACCCCGCGCACCGGTGACCCGATCACGGGCCTCGACGAGGTCGCCGCCCAGGACGCCCCGCACGCCTACGTGCTGCACGCCGGGACCCGGCGGGAGGGCGGCGCGGTCGTCAGCGCGGGCGGGCGCGTGCTGTCCGTGACGGCGACCGGCAAGGACCTCACCGAGGCCCGCGACCGCGCCTACCGTGCGGTGGCCCGCATCGGCCTCGACGGCTCCCAGCACCGGACGGACATCGCGGCGAAGGCGGCCCAGGAGGCCTGA
- a CDS encoding N,N-dimethylformamidase beta subunit family domain-containing protein, which yields MRPERKRHAGTPAPDGGDAFAPVTLPWLSSSETGTRRSPASAPGEVTDGHIEGFTSTGAVAPGESIDFHVTVEPPRPFRIDVHRIGHHDGHGGTATTSSPLLPGLAQLPPLTAGRTVACHHWWLSWRLAVPSYWNVGAYVAVLTTADGRHRAHIPFTVRDDRAADLLLVLPDITWQAYNPYPAADPGASLAPGHDDHGRPPDGTDAVTTVSFDRPYAGDGLPPQAGHAYDVIRWAERYGYDLAYADARDLHAGRIDPARYRGLVFPGHDEYWTTEMRSAVEGAREHGTSLVFLSARTLHRQVELAPAPSGPDRLVTCGRRRGQHGPGLWREHDRAEQQLLGIQYAGRVPRPRPLIVRNSDHWMWESTGAHEGDALDGMVAGGADRYYPRTPLPDHEERVLLAHSSYGDRQGARRHQETSLYRAPSGAWVFASGTLAWSPALDRPGHTDPRVQRATANLLDRICKRA from the coding sequence ATGAGGCCGGAGCGCAAGCGCCACGCGGGGACGCCGGCACCGGACGGCGGCGACGCCTTCGCACCCGTCACCCTCCCGTGGCTGAGTTCCTCCGAGACCGGCACGCGCCGCTCGCCGGCATCCGCCCCCGGGGAAGTGACGGACGGCCACATCGAGGGCTTCACCTCCACCGGCGCCGTCGCCCCCGGCGAGTCGATCGACTTCCACGTCACCGTCGAACCGCCCCGCCCGTTCCGGATCGACGTCCACCGCATCGGTCACCACGACGGCCACGGCGGGACCGCGACGACCTCCAGCCCTCTCCTCCCCGGCCTGGCCCAGCTCCCGCCGCTCACCGCCGGGCGCACCGTCGCCTGCCACCACTGGTGGCTGTCCTGGCGGCTGGCGGTGCCGTCGTACTGGAACGTCGGCGCGTACGTCGCCGTGCTCACCACGGCCGACGGCCGCCACCGCGCGCACATCCCGTTCACCGTGCGCGACGACCGGGCGGCCGACCTGCTGCTCGTGCTGCCGGACATCACCTGGCAGGCGTACAACCCCTACCCGGCGGCGGACCCCGGCGCGAGCCTCGCCCCCGGCCACGACGACCACGGCCGCCCGCCCGACGGGACCGACGCGGTCACGACCGTGTCCTTCGACCGCCCCTACGCGGGCGACGGACTCCCGCCGCAGGCCGGACACGCCTACGACGTCATCCGCTGGGCGGAGCGCTACGGCTACGACCTCGCCTACGCCGACGCCCGCGACCTGCACGCCGGCCGGATCGACCCCGCCCGTTACCGGGGCCTGGTCTTCCCCGGCCACGACGAGTACTGGACCACGGAGATGCGCAGCGCCGTGGAGGGCGCCCGGGAGCACGGCACGTCCCTGGTGTTCCTGTCCGCCCGCACCCTGCACCGGCAGGTGGAGCTCGCCCCCGCCCCGTCCGGCCCGGACCGCCTGGTCACCTGCGGCCGGCGCCGCGGGCAGCACGGGCCCGGGCTGTGGCGGGAGCACGACCGCGCGGAGCAGCAGCTGCTCGGCATCCAGTACGCGGGCCGGGTCCCGCGGCCCCGGCCGCTGATCGTCCGCAACAGCGACCACTGGATGTGGGAGTCGACCGGTGCGCACGAGGGCGACGCCCTGGACGGCATGGTCGCGGGCGGCGCCGACCGCTACTACCCGCGCACCCCGCTGCCCGACCACGAGGAACGGGTGCTGCTCGCGCACTCCTCCTACGGCGACCGGCAGGGCGCCCGGCGCCACCAGGAGACCTCCCTGTACCGGGCACCGTCCGGCGCCTGGGTCTTCGCCTCCGGCACGCTCGCCTGGTCCCCGGCCCTGGACCGCCCGGGGCACACCGACCCCCGCGTCCAGCGCGCCACCGCCAATCTCCTCGACCGCATCTGCAAACGGGCCTGA
- a CDS encoding cupin domain-containing protein, with translation MTPDDLVAHYGLEPIPREGGRFRQTWAGPVRPDGRPEGTAIVALLTDAPGDFSALHRLPADETWHHYLGDPLRMLLLAPDGGSSTPVLGPDVLGGQHVQLTVPAGTWMGARVAAGGSWTLFGCTMAPGFTYEGYEHGDPAELAARHPDRAALVAEFGRP, from the coding sequence GTGACCCCCGACGACCTCGTCGCCCACTACGGACTGGAGCCGATCCCCCGTGAGGGAGGCCGGTTCCGGCAGACCTGGGCCGGTCCCGTCCGCCCCGACGGCCGCCCCGAGGGCACCGCCATCGTCGCCCTGCTCACCGACGCGCCCGGCGACTTCTCCGCCCTGCACCGCCTGCCCGCGGACGAGACCTGGCACCACTACCTCGGTGACCCGCTGCGGATGCTGCTGCTCGCCCCCGACGGCGGCAGCAGCACCCCGGTGCTCGGCCCCGACGTCCTCGGCGGCCAGCACGTCCAGCTCACCGTCCCCGCCGGCACCTGGATGGGCGCCCGGGTCGCGGCGGGCGGCTCCTGGACGCTGTTCGGCTGCACGATGGCACCCGGCTTCACCTACGAGGGCTACGAGCACGGCGACCCGGCCGAGCTGGCGGCCCGTCACCCGGACCGGGCGGCCCTCGTCGCGGAGTTCGGCAGACCATGA
- a CDS encoding ALF repeat-containing protein: MRQHRAGLLVAATALAPALVLSTPAFAGPSAAPAPATTATVSSETPMDEMTEDELRAAITAILETEAGGRSVTEAATQALNGTVDDMRTFLKTGYPLAQADDDRFTLFVILGEAQQNGDKRVIKEINALLDLDVPEETRAWLETGYPLAQAEDDRVALFVILGQAQKAGDTKLVQEINGLLDRMDAEEIHTWLATYRAA, from the coding sequence GTGAGACAGCATCGCGCGGGCCTGCTCGTCGCGGCCACGGCGCTGGCCCCCGCTCTTGTCCTCTCCACCCCGGCCTTCGCCGGCCCGTCGGCCGCACCCGCCCCCGCGACGACCGCGACGGTCTCGTCCGAGACGCCGATGGACGAGATGACGGAAGACGAGCTGCGCGCCGCGATCACCGCGATCCTGGAGACCGAGGCCGGCGGCAGGAGCGTCACCGAGGCAGCCACCCAGGCCCTCAACGGCACCGTCGACGACATGCGCACGTTCCTGAAGACCGGCTACCCGCTCGCCCAGGCCGATGACGACAGGTTCACGCTCTTCGTCATTCTCGGCGAAGCCCAGCAGAACGGCGACAAGCGGGTCATCAAGGAGATCAACGCCCTCCTCGACCTTGACGTCCCCGAGGAGACGCGCGCCTGGCTGGAGACCGGCTACCCGCTCGCGCAGGCCGAGGACGACCGCGTCGCGCTCTTCGTCATCCTCGGCCAGGCCCAGAAGGCCGGCGACACCAAGCTGGTGCAGGAGATCAACGGCCTCCTGGACCGCATGGACGCGGAAGAGATACACACCTGGCTGGCGACCTACAGGGCCGCCTGA